Proteins encoded by one window of Salvia splendens isolate huo1 chromosome 5, SspV2, whole genome shotgun sequence:
- the LOC121802587 gene encoding transcription factor TCP2-like has product MLPSGDNPLHPSFKKPPFQLYDQIQNPIIDESLFFSNFPSPFFDEHQIIFPDFHSNSKPPLPSSDHHPQKKPPKPKQKQAIPRKRTGKKDRHSKICTAKGIRDRRMRLSLQVARKFFDLQDMLGYDKASKTIEWLLSKSKKAMKDLTNTKDGKSESFASECEDVSGENCSKNEGVADCNESSLIGIKPTTRETREKAKAKALCRTEEKVMVKRVESSPNQNVLEKLGSSSSSPPLDRERVCVADCAPLLHDVGTIEKLLGSSTSDHYNCSSFMGFLGNWDLFEQ; this is encoded by the coding sequence ATGTTACCATCGGGAGATAACCCTCTTCACCCCTCTTTCAAAAAGCCTCCTTTTCAGCTTTACGATCAAATTCAAAACCCTATAATCGATGAATCCCTATTTTTCTCCAACTTCCCCTCCCCATTCTTCGATGAACACCAAATCATCTTCCCGGACTTCCACTCCAATTCCAAACCCCCCCTGCCATCATCAGATCATCACCCCCAAAAGAAACCCCcaaaacctaaacagaaacaAGCAATCCCGAGGAAGAGGACTGGAAAGAAAGACCGGCACAGCAAGATTTGTACTGCGAAAGGGATCCGAGACAGGAGAATGAGGCTCTCCCTTCAAGTCGCGAGAAAATTCTTCGATCTCCAAGACATGCTGGGTTACGACAAAGCGAGCAAAACCATCGAGTGGCTTCTCAGCAAATCCAAGAAGGCGATGAAGGACCTCACCAACACCAAGGATGGTAAGAGTGAATCTTTCGCGTCGGAATGCGAGGACGTTTCCGGGGAGAACTGCTCGAAGAATGAAGGTGTGGCCGACTGCAACGAGAGCTCATTGATCGGGATAAAGCCAACGACGAGAGAGACGAGGGAGAAGGCTAAGGCGAAGGCGCTGTGCAGAACAGAGGAGAAGGTGATGGTAAAGCGGGTCGAATCGAGCCCTAATCAGAATGTTCTAGAGAAATTAGGGTCTTCGAGCAGCAGTCCTCCATTAGATCGAGAAAGGGTTTGTGTAGCGGATTGCGCCCCTCTCCTGCACGATGTCGGAACAATCGAGAAGCTTCTGGGGAGTTCCACTTCTGATCATTACAACTGCTCTAGTTTCATGGGATTTCTTGGAAACTGGGACCTGTTTGAGCAATGA